From the Lathyrus oleraceus cultivar Zhongwan6 chromosome 4, CAAS_Psat_ZW6_1.0, whole genome shotgun sequence genome, one window contains:
- the LOC127073186 gene encoding dirigent protein 11-like, with product MANPLNLTSNSFFFIFTLTILYVAYTFPRLQPNQTNLVFYIHDHFTGEDSTAATVAGKTGPTSSILRFGTVAIVDDPVTEGPTMDSTLIGRAQGVYVNSQLDGKALYMVFSVIFTAGEFRGSSLEIQGSDIFALKEREFGIVSGTGYFRFVKGYGIMETEFMDLVNLRATLKLNVTVKHY from the coding sequence ATGGCCAATCCACTGAACCTCACTTCCAACTCATTCTTCTTCATCTTCACCTTAACCATCCTCTATGTAGCTTACACCTTCCCTAGACTCCAACCAAACCAAACCAACCTCGTCTTCTACATCCACGACCACTTCACCGGCGAAGACTCCACAGCAGCCACTGTTGCTGGTAAAACCGGACCCACCTCAAGCATCCTACGCTTTGGCACCGTGGCAATAGTCGATGATCCAGTAACAGAAGGACCAACAATGGATTCAACACTCATAGGTAGAGCTCAAGGCGTGTACGTAAATTCACAGCTTGATGGCAAAGCATTGTACATGGTTTTTTCAGTTATATTCACAGCTGGTGAGTTCAGAGGAAGTAGCTTAGAGATTCAAGGATCTGATATATTTGCATTGAAGGAACGAGAATTCGGAATTGTTTCTGGCACTGGTTATTTTCGGTTTGTTAAAGGGTATGGAATTATGGAAACAGAGTTCATGGATTTAGTTAATCTCAGAGCCACTCTTAAACTCAATGTAACAGTCAAACATTATTAG
- the LOC127073187 gene encoding TPD1 protein homolog 1 isoform X2, producing MTITNYTPLFFLCFIIPLIHSNVETHSGPSAQIMHSFHEDIDGSKFSWHGNNSAMFCIFSILSFLTCVMCVVFIGSCTNKDISISQSRETLSGIPQYVVQIMNTCVSSKCAPYNIHLHCGWFASARIINPKLFKRLSFDDCLVNGGKPLTSSQIIRFTYSNSFLYPLAFKSAKFC from the exons ATGACCATCACTAACTACACTCCTCTCTTCTTCCTCTGCTTCATAATCCCCCTTATACATAGCAATGTTGAAACACATTCAG GTCCTTCAGCACAGATTATGCATTCATTTCATGAAGACATAGATGGTTCTAAATTTTCATGGCATGGTAATAATAGTGCAATGTTTTGTATATTCTCAATTCTCAGTTTCCTAACATGTGTTATGTGTGTGGTTTTTATAGGTTCTTGCACAAACAAAGacataagcatttcacaaagtAGAGAGACTCTAAGTGGAATCCCTCAATATGTAGTGCAAATTATGAACACATGTGTTTCTTCTAAGTGTGCTCCATATAATATCCATCTTCACTGTGGTTGGTTTGCTTCTGCAAGAATAATCAACCCGAAATTGTTCAAGAGACTTTCTTTTGATGATTGTTTGGTGAATGGAGGAAAACCTTTAACCTCTAGCCAAATCATTAGATTCACTTATTCTAACTCCTTTTTGTATCCTCTTGCTTTCAAGTCTGCCAAATTTTGCTGA
- the LOC127073187 gene encoding TPD1 protein homolog 1 isoform X4: MTITNYTPLFFLCFIIPLIHSNVETHSGPSAQIMHSFHEDIDGSKFSWHGSCTNKDISISQSRETLSGIPQYVVQIMNTCVSSKCAPYNIHLHCGWFASARIINPKLFKRLSFDDCLVNGGKPLTSSQIIRFTYSNSFLYPLAFKSAKFC; the protein is encoded by the exons ATGACCATCACTAACTACACTCCTCTCTTCTTCCTCTGCTTCATAATCCCCCTTATACATAGCAATGTTGAAACACATTCAG GTCCTTCAGCACAGATTATGCATTCATTTCATGAAGACATAGATGGTTCTAAATTTTCATGGCATG GTTCTTGCACAAACAAAGacataagcatttcacaaagtAGAGAGACTCTAAGTGGAATCCCTCAATATGTAGTGCAAATTATGAACACATGTGTTTCTTCTAAGTGTGCTCCATATAATATCCATCTTCACTGTGGTTGGTTTGCTTCTGCAAGAATAATCAACCCGAAATTGTTCAAGAGACTTTCTTTTGATGATTGTTTGGTGAATGGAGGAAAACCTTTAACCTCTAGCCAAATCATTAGATTCACTTATTCTAACTCCTTTTTGTATCCTCTTGCTTTCAAGTCTGCCAAATTTTGCTGA
- the LOC127073187 gene encoding TPD1 protein homolog 1 isoform X3: MTITNYTPLFFLCFIIPLIHSNVETHSAGPSAQIMHSFHEDIDGSKFSWHGSCTNKDISISQSRETLSGIPQYVVQIMNTCVSSKCAPYNIHLHCGWFASARIINPKLFKRLSFDDCLVNGGKPLTSSQIIRFTYSNSFLYPLAFKSAKFC; this comes from the exons ATGACCATCACTAACTACACTCCTCTCTTCTTCCTCTGCTTCATAATCCCCCTTATACATAGCAATGTTGAAACACATTCAG CAGGTCCTTCAGCACAGATTATGCATTCATTTCATGAAGACATAGATGGTTCTAAATTTTCATGGCATG GTTCTTGCACAAACAAAGacataagcatttcacaaagtAGAGAGACTCTAAGTGGAATCCCTCAATATGTAGTGCAAATTATGAACACATGTGTTTCTTCTAAGTGTGCTCCATATAATATCCATCTTCACTGTGGTTGGTTTGCTTCTGCAAGAATAATCAACCCGAAATTGTTCAAGAGACTTTCTTTTGATGATTGTTTGGTGAATGGAGGAAAACCTTTAACCTCTAGCCAAATCATTAGATTCACTTATTCTAACTCCTTTTTGTATCCTCTTGCTTTCAAGTCTGCCAAATTTTGCTGA
- the LOC127073187 gene encoding TPD1 protein homolog 1 isoform X1 has translation MTITNYTPLFFLCFIIPLIHSNVETHSAGPSAQIMHSFHEDIDGSKFSWHGNNSAMFCIFSILSFLTCVMCVVFIGSCTNKDISISQSRETLSGIPQYVVQIMNTCVSSKCAPYNIHLHCGWFASARIINPKLFKRLSFDDCLVNGGKPLTSSQIIRFTYSNSFLYPLAFKSAKFC, from the exons ATGACCATCACTAACTACACTCCTCTCTTCTTCCTCTGCTTCATAATCCCCCTTATACATAGCAATGTTGAAACACATTCAG CAGGTCCTTCAGCACAGATTATGCATTCATTTCATGAAGACATAGATGGTTCTAAATTTTCATGGCATGGTAATAATAGTGCAATGTTTTGTATATTCTCAATTCTCAGTTTCCTAACATGTGTTATGTGTGTGGTTTTTATAGGTTCTTGCACAAACAAAGacataagcatttcacaaagtAGAGAGACTCTAAGTGGAATCCCTCAATATGTAGTGCAAATTATGAACACATGTGTTTCTTCTAAGTGTGCTCCATATAATATCCATCTTCACTGTGGTTGGTTTGCTTCTGCAAGAATAATCAACCCGAAATTGTTCAAGAGACTTTCTTTTGATGATTGTTTGGTGAATGGAGGAAAACCTTTAACCTCTAGCCAAATCATTAGATTCACTTATTCTAACTCCTTTTTGTATCCTCTTGCTTTCAAGTCTGCCAAATTTTGCTGA